TCGTCGGGCGTCGTGAGCTTCTTGCCGTGCCCGAGGTCGACGGCCTCCTGGTCGGTGAGGTGGAGCACGTCGAAGAGGCGCGCGGCGGCGTCCGCCGGCGGGATCAGCCGGTCGGCGACCACCATGTCGTCGATCGCGACGGCGTCGTCCACGTGGAAGGGGCCGACGCGCGTGCGGCGGAGCGCCGTGAGGTGGCCGCCGACGCCGAGCGCGCGGCCGAGGTCCCGCGCGAGGGCGCGCACGTAGGTGCCGGAGGAGCAGGTGATCCGCACGGAGAGGTCGAGCTGCGCGCCGTCCTCCTCGCCCTCCTCCGCCTCCACCGCGTCGAAGCGCAGCACGTCGAACGCGGACACCGTGACCTCGCGCGCGGCGAGCTCGACCTCCTCGCCGGCGCGGACGCGGGCGTACGCGCGCTTGCCGTCGACCTTGATGGCGCTGACTGCGCTCGGCACCTGCGAGATGGTGCCGCGGAGGTCCGCGATGGCGCGCTCCACGTCGGCGACGGCGAGGTCGCGGATGCGGCCGGGCTCGGCGCGCGAGACGACCTCGCCCTCCCGGTCGTCGGTGGTGGTGGCGCGGCCGAGGCGGATGGTCGCCAGGTACTCCTTGTCGAGGCCGACGAGGTAGGTGAGCAGGCGCGTGGAGCTGTTGACGCCGAGGATCATGAGGCCGGTCGCCATCGGGTCGAGCGTGCCCGCGTGCCCGACCTTGCGGGTGCCGGCGAGGCGGCGCGTGCGGGCGACGAGGTCGTGGCTCGTCCACTCCCCGCGCTTGTCGATGAGGAGCAGGCCGCTCGCGGTGGACGGAGCGGCACGGGGGGTCGGGGTTTCCATGGCCTGACCATCATGCCGTGCCCGGGCCCCCGCCCGGCTCCCTCGGAGACGTCCGGCCTAGGATCGGTGGGGTCGGAGGAGGACGCGTGCGGATCGGTGTCTTGGGGGCGGGCGCGGTCGGCGGCACCATCGCGGCGCTCCTCGAACGGGCCGGCCATGAGGTCGACGTCACGGCCCGCGGCCCGCACCTCCGGGTGATCCAGGACCGCGGCCTGCACCTCGTCGGCGGCTACGGCGACCACGTCGCGCGCGTCGCGGCGGCGGAGCGGCTGGGACGCCCGCCCGAGCTCGCGATCGTCGCCACCAAGATCGCCGACGCCCGCGACGCCATGACGGAGAACGCGGGCTGGCTCCGCGGGATCCCCGTGCTGGTCGTGCAGAACGGCCTCGCCGCGATCACCATGGGCGTCGAGTGTCTCCCTCGCTCGCAGGTCGTCGGCGGGCTCGCGCTCGCGGCGGCGTCGCTCACGGAGCCCGGGCTCGTCACGGTCACGTCGGCGGCGGGCATGCAGATTGGCTCCGCGGACGGTCCTGCCGGCGCCGGCATCGCCCTCGTTCGCGATGTGCTCGATCCCGTCGTCCCCGTCACGGTCGCGGACGACTTCCTCGGGGCCCAGTGGACCAAGCTCGTCATCAACGGGATCAACGCGGTGCCGGCGATCACCGGCCTCAGCGTGCAGGCGGTCATCGCCGAGCCCGTGCTCCGGCGCATCGTCGCGCGCGCCATGCAGGAGACCGTGCGGACGGGCCTCGCGCGCGGCGTGACGTTCGGCCGGCTCGGCGGCCTCACCCACCGCAGGCTCCGGTTGTTCGCGTCGGCGCCGCTCCCCCTCGCCGAGCGCCTGCCGGTGTCGCTCGCCCGGAACATGGGCCAGGTGCCGAA
This window of the Clavibacter sepedonicus genome carries:
- a CDS encoding ketopantoate reductase family protein, whose amino-acid sequence is MRIGVLGAGAVGGTIAALLERAGHEVDVTARGPHLRVIQDRGLHLVGGYGDHVARVAAAERLGRPPELAIVATKIADARDAMTENAGWLRGIPVLVVQNGLAAITMGVECLPRSQVVGGLALAAASLTEPGLVTVTSAAGMQIGSADGPAGAGIALVRDVLDPVVPVTVADDFLGAQWTKLVINGINAVPAITGLSVQAVIAEPVLRRIVARAMQETVRTGLARGVTFGRLGGLTHRRLRLFASAPLPLAERLPVSLARNMGQVPNPGSTLQSIRRNRPTEVDHLNGAVSALAPGAGVDAPVNAALAQLVHGLEASGRHVSPAELARLIPR
- the truB gene encoding tRNA pseudouridine(55) synthase TruB, giving the protein METPTPRAAPSTASGLLLIDKRGEWTSHDLVARTRRLAGTRKVGHAGTLDPMATGLMILGVNSSTRLLTYLVGLDKEYLATIRLGRATTTDDREGEVVSRAEPGRIRDLAVADVERAIADLRGTISQVPSAVSAIKVDGKRAYARVRAGEEVELAAREVTVSAFDVLRFDAVEAEEGEEDGAQLDLSVRITCSSGTYVRALARDLGRALGVGGHLTALRRTRVGPFHVDDAVAIDDMVVADRLIPPADAAARLFDVLHLTDQEAVDLGHGKKLTTPDEAPTEDPLAAVAPDGRLVGLVGFRGRTGTSIVNFPADEAGAS